A DNA window from Plasmodium vinckei vinckei genome assembly, chromosome: PVVCY_10 contains the following coding sequences:
- a CDS encoding E3 ubiquitin-protein ligase, putative gives MDNNREVKKKSFLKNWNISYLSNNFNNFIKSNIHNKSENNSGIKIGISNGTADNTSKNDYNLMDNNIHITDIREMSDININNIKNIRPDYYGKGYSTSEIGNNNTCINNHKYNNYNTNSNDIQINFIHTNDKEKTHMNFSGTYNKINFQNLHQTSIPFNAETNAENNKTSFIDMNSIKENSNSYNKCIYRNLHNCNNNNSDTMNTQYNIDYNKCTFDDKNNIKIENIKNHNNSNTENTNNNDQSRNKYDINNEYCMNKNRFINENSSEYKDNLMNLNNQGNENNNTSNNSDQISFKNNRSCSVSSMVSSNSSIPSSVYSGQSPNYSQTNRINQKKHKISRNTGSNDNNVNKRSSSISHTINNNSNGHTYYAYENSHLDWNSSENNNPLSEEQTNENGQKENYNIYRSELNKNISAYTSNDRNTQTCSTNNCITTNPSTNTSSETRPHSSECILNDNPNSGYGGHDGNRRNCKNGQYSINYNFVNTNTENKRTSIFSNDNNNSNNNNKDDSEIFTDTQRGLNQYSQDTDPKYSRFSNNAYSENYTNQMRMSNDGQGNNGQESGGNDRYNRRDRYEKRGGRSYDNNGQGNGGDSDGGSGDNNGQGNREGDSEGDSDDGASRKKSKNRRKESSMDDEVERKNNNSLNLDMLNPEERKREAEKYKVLGNQSYKLGYIESAIDYYTKAIQYDNTNHVYFTNRALCYKKQKLWKLANIDARQALNLEEESVKAHYILGLTLLHLNSLEEGLKKLTKAKTLSSYLKDSNESEINRYILQAKKLIYLRDEQTKQLKYAELQSFFIEKINLLNQMGYITNEEKFLRTEQTEDLFKEVLGTFQKKQIPDYLCCKISMCLMNEPVITPSGVTYDKIFLYEHVKHNGSFDPVSREQFSIREVIPNYAIKEATDNFLKTNPWAFEE, from the coding sequence ATGGATAATAATAGggaagtgaaaaaaaaaagttttttgAAAAACTGGAATATTAGTTATTTGTCAAATAATTtcaacaattttattaaaagtaACATTCATAACAAAAGCGAAAATAATAGCGGTATTAAAATTGGCATTAGTAATGGCACTGCCGATAATACTAGCAAGAATGACTATAATTTAATGGATAATAACATACACATAACTGACATTAGAGAAATGAGtgatataaacataaataatataaaaaatattcgcCCTGATTATTATGGGAAAGGATATTCTACTTCTGAAATTGGAAATAACAATACATGCATTAAtaatcataaatataataactaCAACACCAACAGTAATgatattcaaataaattttattcataCTAATGATAAGGAAAAAACACATATGAATTTTTCTGGCACATACAATAAAATCAATTTTCAAAATCTTCATCAAACTAGTATACCATTTAATGCGGAAACTAATGCagaaaataacaaaacCAGCTTTATCGATATGAATTCCATAAAGGAGAATAGCAATAGCTAtaataaatgcatatatagaaatttacataattgtaataataataattccgATACAATGAATAcacaatataatatagactataataaatgcacatttgatgataaaaataatattaaaattgaaaacataaaaaatcataataattCCAATACTGAAAATACTAATAACAATGATCAATctagaaataaatatgatataaacAATGAATATtgtatgaataaaaatcgATTTATTAATGAGAATAGTAGCGAATACAAAGATAATTTaatgaatttaaataaCCAAGGAAacgaaaataataatacttcTAATAATAGTGATCAAATAtcctttaaaaataatcgaTCATGTTCCGTTTCTTCTATGGTATCTTCCAACTCTTCAATTCCTTCATCTGTTTACTCTGGTCAATCGCCTAATTATTCTCAAACCAATAGAATTAATCAGAAGAAGCATAAAATATCGAGAAATACTGGttcaaatgataataatgttaataaaagGAGTAGCAGCATATCTCAtactataaataataatagcaaTGGCCATACTTATTATGCCTATGAAAATTCGCACCTTGATTGGAATAGCAgcgaaaataataatcctCTCTCAGAGGAACAAACTAATGAAAATGgacaaaaagaaaattataatatttatcgatcagaattaaataaaaatatatcagcCTATACATCCAATGATCGGAATACCCAAACTTGTTCTACTAATAACTGTATAACTACTAATCCGAGTACAAATACAAGTTCTGAAACACGACCACATTCTTCTGAATGTATCTTAAATGATAACCCTAATAGCGGTTATGGGGGTCATGATGGTAATAGAAGGAATTGCAAGAACGGTCAATACAGCATAAACTacaattttgtaaatactaatacagaaaataaaaggacttccatttttagcaacgataataataacagtAATAACAACAATAAAGATGATAGTGAAATTTTTACCGATACCCAAAGAGGCTTAAACCAATATTCCCAAGACACCGACCCAAAATATTCTCGATTTAGTAATAATGCATATAGTGAGAATTATACTAACCAGATGAGAATGAGCAACGATGGACAGGGAAATAATGGCCAAGAGAGCGGGGGAAACGATAGATATAATAGGCGTGATAGATATGAGAAACGTGGAGGGAGGAGCTATGACAATAATGGGCAAGGGAATGGAGGAGATAGCGATGGCGGAAGTGGAGATAATAATGGACAAGGAAATCGCGAAGGAGATAGCGAAGGGGATAGTGATGATGGCGCTAGCCGAAAGAAAAGTAAAAATCGTCGCAAAGAAAGTAGCATGGATGATGAAgttgaaagaaaaaataataattcactAAATTTAGATATGTTAAACCCCgaagaaagaaaaagagaagccgaaaaatataaagtatTAGGAAACCAAAGTTATAAATTAGGCTATATTGAATCCGCAATAGATTATTATACAAAAGCTATACAATATGATAATACAAATcatgtttattttactaATCGAGCAttatgttataaaaaacaaaaattatggaAATTAGCAAATATAGATGCAAGGCAAGCATTAAATTTAGAAGAAGAATCCGTAAAGGCTCATTATATACTTGGATTAACTTTATTACATCTAAATAGTTTAGAAGAaggattaaaaaaattaacaaaagcAAAAACATTATCTAGCTATTTAAAAGATTCTAACGAAAGTGAAATCaatagatatattttacaagcaaaaaaattaatatatctgCGTGATGAACAAACTaaacaattaaaatatgcaGAATTgcaatcattttttattgaaaaaattaatttattaaaccAAATGGGGTACATAactaatgaagaaaaatttttaagaaCAGAACAAACAGAAGATCTATTTAAAGAAGTATTAGGAACTTTCCAAAAAAAGCAAATTCCAGATTATTTATGTTGTAAAATATCTATGTGCTTAATGAATGAACCTGTTATTACTCCAAGTGGTGTGacatatgataaaatttttttgtatgaACATGTAAAACACAATGGCTCATTTGATCCAGTAAGTAGAGAGCAGTTTTCTATTCGAGAAGTTATACCTAATTATGCCATTAAAGAGGCAactgataattttttgaagaCAAACCCATGGGCCTTTGAAGAATAA